A window of Falco cherrug isolate bFalChe1 chromosome 11, bFalChe1.pri, whole genome shotgun sequence genomic DNA:
GCGACGCTGGAGGAGAGAAACAAACCATGGCACTTCTTGGCATACACGGTACCTGGAGTACAAagcccttccctgcagctgcagcactgcaagggACAGACCCCTGCCCAGGACCTCCCCTCCCCATGAGCACTCAGCCAGGGCCACGCTGGAGCCTTTTCCTGCATAAAGCCTTCTTGGTTTTAGGCACATATGATATTTTTCaatttacttttccatttctctcagGAGTTGTAAACATGGCTTCCGAATTCCCATGTCAGCTGACACTGACAGTGGGATGGCTCAcgctggccaggggctgctaTGATTTACAGGAGACTGACACAGCACGTGCTAGTTCAGGCACTGGGGAatgttgtcttttctgtttctagtgGGGACCAAGAGCCATTCTGATGGCTGTACAAGCACACATCATCAAGTACCTGCTCTTTGTAAGAAACACGGAATATACTCATCTGGAAAGGTAAGTAGCTGAGCCTTCTTCCCATGGGACATACGGAAACGATTTCCTTGCATTATCTGGACTAAGACAGACTAGTGCCAGGCTCTAGGTTTAACCAAACTAGACCCAAGTTCAGGTTCACAGCTACAGGTGAGGATTTGCATGCAGCAGAAAAGCCTTGTCTGACACCCAGGCAACACTTTCTCCCACGAAAACGTTCAATTTGTAAAAGTAGTGATTGCTCTTTCATCCCGCTCCCTGGTGCCACCGCCTCTGTCTCCCGCACCGCAGGCTTTGCAGGATAAACCGGCGGGAGCAAGGGGAGgcgctggctgcagccctggcagacaccctgtgggcagcaggagaaggTGGGAGAGCCGTGATCTGCCTCGTCACTGCAGCCATCCACGTAATGCCAAGCAGAGGCTACAAAGCCGACAACTTCACAGAAAGAGTGAGTACAAAAATGCCTTCTGCAAACaggattttctttaaagacattTGGCCTGAAATTCTTAAAGACGAGAAACGTAAAATCTTATAAACCTGTTCCCTAATTTACAGGGCATCGCAAACTGTGAGCACTTTAGAGCCACGTCCCAGCGGCAGCCTGTAAAACACTCCTGCCTCCTCACAGAGGCCTTAGGGCAGTCCAGAGGCTGCCGTTCCCTTTCGTTAAAGGCTGGTCTTCCTTCTcccacaaaaagcagaaaccagCTAACGTAAAGGAGTTCCTCTAACTCTTCATATAGAGAGCTGAACTGCTCAGTTTAGGAAGGGGCATTACTGCATTATTCTATCACTTGTCTAAAGGGAACACTGGATTAAAAAGCTCAACTTTTTGATATAATTGATGTTTCCTTTACAAAATCTTCCCCTACACTTGTGCCTGACAGATCCAGCTGTTTGAGTTctctgagaaagcagcagctcaggagtTCATTTTTGACCATATAAACTGTGTAAGTATGGGGTATCTGCTTTATTCTGAGTTACCGTGTTGCTTGCTTACGTCTTATTTCCCATTCGAAAGCGGACCTTAAGGAGCTCATTCGTTATCACCTTCAGCAGGACATTCAGACTGTTAATGTACAGTTAGTTCATGGATTATGTTCAGCCTTTCCTATGGGAAGTGATCGTGCTCCCACTAAAATCCCCAGGACTTTGTACATTACTCAAATATGAGATACAGTTCCTTGCAATTTCAGcaaaaatctgggaaaaaagTGTACAAAACCAGTTCAGCCAATAACTGGAagtttcttcttcccccccccatcccccccttttttttttaacctgaacCTATTCAACAAAATTAGTTGCAAAACCTTCCTGGAATAACACATTATTAATTTGGCTCAACATACTCACTTAAGGTTGTATTAAAGCAGAggaattgttttaattaaacaacaTATACCTGCCATAATTACTCCCCTGTGAttacctgtttctttttccagttcaaAGATGAAGGAAGTCACGGAGTAATCCTATTTTTATACAGTTTACTCTTCTCTAGGACACTTGAAAGgtattatttcatttctaaatcattttcctctggtttagTTAAATCTTCTGAAATggtattttccttgttttactttaaatgtCTATTCTTAGTCGAATGTGGAGAAGCAACTGTCCAAGAGGCAGACACAGACCCGCTGGCCAGACCCGTGTTTCACAGATACGGATctgcctgcacaggcaggagaaggcaggaggggcagcagagagaagagaaaccCTTTGcacacacagcaaaaataatgcaCTGTATAACACCAGGAGTTATCTCACCTGTAGTCACTGTTACAGTCAATTACACTTAAACAGGAAAATCACAAGAAGTTTATTTGAACACAGAACTCTGCCAGTGTTACTATGCTGGCAGAGGTCACTGAGAAGTCTTCCTAAATCCGATGTAATTAGATTTGGGTAAAGATGCTTTAGAAAGGTACAGAGGCATATTTATACCAATATAAAACATGCTTCATACCAATGTGACACTATGATAGctatttaacaaaaaattgcACTGCTACTTCAAATAGTTGTGTCCAGGCTACACCAGAGTGTACGTGAGGCTGTTCAACAGTAACTGCAGCGAGGGAAATCTCGTGGGGTTGCATCTGACTCTAAATTAGAATTTTAGGAATGGATCTGAAGTGCAAGAGCCCCAGCTGAGCATAAAACTGCTGTGCCAGGACAGCACTGCTGTGCCAGGAGCAAACAGAATGAATGAGTCTATGCAATTTCTTCCTGTTGCCTGTTAATCAGACAATGATGTACAGCAGTCCCCTCCGGCACTGATTTGGCGCTACTGTAATACTCCGTGCTTGGTTGTACAGGGTCCAAGAAGATCTAGACTGCACAGCAACTCCTCTCTTAAAATTCGGTTTTGGAAACATCACCTGTACACAGGTAAAATTAGCCTCATTTCTCAAATTCTCACTTTGTATTATTCCCACGtttgatttaggaaaaaattctcaCTTGTTAatccaatataaaaaaaaagcataaagccgcagaaaaatactttgcaaCTTTTCATCATGACtgtccatttaaaaaacagatgatgatgataatagtAACAACAATAGTAAAGCCACAGGTAGTCTGGCGCTCCTCTCTGCTCATGACAGCACTGGGGGCAGGACaccagctgctgttctgcaaagGACTTTTGCTCTGCTGCCTGATGGTGTGACCGGGGCCGTTTCCCTGCAGGCCATGCTCAGTCTGCTCCTAACAGGCCGAGCCAGCCCACACAAGCTCAACGACAGCCGGGGGCCAGGGCCCAGCAGTGAGGGCACGGAGACACAGTGGCGGAGGGGCCCGGTGGGCTACCTGCACTGGGACAGGGCACAGGCACAGCGGCAGGTGAGCGCTGGCGCAGCCCCGCAGCCGGGGTGTACCTGGGGTCCGTGCACCAGACACTGAGGCTTCAGGGCCAACAGCTGTGCCCAGCGCCGGGCTGTCCCCCTCTCCCAGGTGTGCCCCAGGCTGAGGACACCCCGGCTGCCCATCTGGCTGTGCAGCGTCAGCGGGAGGTACAGCGTTCTCTTTGGCACCGACAGCCAGCTCCTCTCCGACTGGAAAATGGAGAGAGTCTTCCACCTGTACTTCTACAgcgggcagcaggagcagagaaaaacagcCCGTCTAACCATAGGTACGCTCCACGCTTaccggggcaggaggggaggtgTGGCTGTCACGCACAGATGGTGCACAGCACTGCCGTGTGTATAGCGGGTGAGTCTACTTACACATACAATTCAATGCtctgtatttaatatattaatactTACACACACTGTATCTAACATTAACCTTTCATGGAATTTGAGGATCCTACTCCAAACAACAGCGTAAAAAGACACGAATAAAAACCTGGCTTTGAAAGGACCATGACCACTTTGGAAGGAGTAATGCTCTCCAGCAGGTAGCACATTGCTGGGACAACCTACAGGAGTATTTTCTATAGAAGTAGTAACTCCTGAGTCCCTGCGTAAACTCCGGTTTGCCAACACCCCCCCAAGCCCACAGCTGTTTCCTGGGCATGGTGGGTGCTCAGCGCTGGCGCAGCCACGGCCGAGCTGTTCTCCAGTGCTGGAAGGTGGAGcagggctctggtgggcaggtgCCCAGTGGGCTGCCAGCAGGATAGAGCCTATCGCACCCACAGAGCATGCAGCAGGGCGGCACCGGGCTCACCTCTCTGGGCACAGAGCCCGTGACCTCGTCCCAGcatggggacaggcaggactttgccattttttcccctattcCCAGATGTGGCCAAGGAGTTTTTATTGGAGAAATGACTTTTTCCAGATAAAAGATGCAACTGCCACTTTGGTGTTACAGACTCAATAGGGATATATTGtttaaaacagtgtttcatTTCCCATTGCTATTAAGCCCCCTTCAGACCAATACAAATGCCCTGCTGACTAAGCATCCTAGAACAACTAGTTGGGAGAAGGGAAACCTACAAACACACACTCCTCTCATGCGACAAATCCCAGGAGAGAATGTTCCTGTAAGTGCAAAGTTTAAATACAAATGGAAGCAGAATCTTTGCTTCACGATTAGTTCAACGTTTTGAATAAACCTATTTCTAATGCAGCGATGCTGGCATGCAGGGTGGGTTAACAGCCTGCTTTCAGCATCCAAGTTAAACTTCAGTTTATATTTTCCTGCGCAGCAGCCAGGTGCCGCTGTGACTCTCATGTTCCCCCTCAAGTTTTAAATCCGCACCAAAAGTGAACTGCTCCTTGTAGCATCAAATGGGCTGCAAACCAGGCTGCTTGCTTAGGATGCAAGTTTCTTGTTTCTCCGTGCCACTGTGCCCCATTTACCTTCGCTTTCTGAATGCCCAGTCCCTTTTCCTCGCTCTCTTTTCACTATGGCATTTAAAGTAACATAAGAAACTTGAAATCACTACATTAAAGGCTAAATTTGCAGGAAAGAAGGGCGAGTCGAGATTCACGGTCATGATAGGCAGCACGGCCACAGATAAGGATGTGTGcagctgttcagaaaacaaTATGCAAATGTACCCTGCAGGGAGTCGAGAGCTGCATTTATAGCACCTGAATTTCCCAAGTTGGGGGCCTGCACAGCACAGGGGGCAGCACCCACTGGCCCAGGGCGGCCAAGTTGGGGCAGGGCAGGTGCCACACGTGCAGCAATCCAGccacttctgcctttttttttggggggggtgggggggtgttaagacttttttttaaactgcatttccTTTCCAGACACTCATTCACATCACTGGGAAAAGGACCAAAGCGAAGACCCAAGCAGCCCAGGGAAGAGGCGTCCGTCCGTGGAGATGGCAATCAGGACCAAGTGGGCAGGCGCAACAGTCAACTGGAATGGGACAGACCCCTTCTTTTGAGGAGTCAAATGGGACAGATCCCTCGTTCTGAGGAGTGCCAGCATCTCCCACTTGCTGCCAATTCCACCAAACACTGTGGTCTGGAGGAGACAAAAGGCTTTCACCAATAAAACAGCCTTTGGTGCCCTGAGTGGATACGCTGTTCAGCAAGGCATTACACCTGCTGCAAAAGCCCATGACAGTGAAGAACAGTCACAAGTGACACTGCCTCACGGCATACACTTCCCAGGTGGTAGGATGCAAGTtctgtttcccacagcagctggcagaaaaaggaaagagggtGGCAATTTGCTTTCCTCGTGCGCCCAGGTGACCTCTGAATTGAACAGAAATTCCAGAAGGGGGGCAATGACAAGTGCAGACCCCACATTAGCTTGCTAACCAGCAGGGTCCTCACCCTGGCTGGGTGAATCTCAGGTTGGTTACAAccacttcttttttattatttttgtaaaattcaAACCGTTTAAACTTCTGGATCACTTGCAGAAAGGTTATTGTTCTCAGTACAGTTGTCACTAGCAACACACATTTTGGTATGAGTAATAGGTCTTTTTTGGGTGACGTCTataaaaaagaagtggaaagtGATTAACGTGAGCAAGGAGCGATGCGCACTGCCCGCGCTCACCAGGCTGCTGGAGGGTGCCAGAACTTAGCCATGCTCAGAGTCAGTAAAACCactgaatcatagaatcattcaggctggaaaagaccttcaagagcagagtccaaccattaaaccagcacagccaagtccactgctaaactatgtccctaaggGCCACGTCTACATAtgttaaatacctccagggagCACCCAAAACCTGGGGGCACTGGCAAgagggcagcccccagcaccagccatgGAGCTTCCCGCACAAGCCAGAGCCAGACGGTGCTGGCAGATGacaggcagcctgcctgcaggcagcagggcaccCACCCCACCAGAACCCCCTACCAGACTGGGGAGGCCACATTGCCTACCTAACAGCACCTGGGGCTGCCCGCAGGGGCTTCGCATCAGAGCCAGGGTCAAAAGGGTGGAGAAGAGCCCACCCCAAGGCAGGGACCTTGCAACGAGACACTGCAAGACAGCACTGATTTTAACTGGGGAATGCCAGCATGCGCTTATGCaaataatgaattaataaagaataaatgaaaCTGTGCAATAAATGCTAACAAAGCTCAGTCACTGAGCACAACATGGTATATTGTGAGGCTAGTATGCCATATATACTAAACGGGTTACTACACAGATAAAAAGGTGTGAAGACCAGCCTTCCAGAGCTGTTTTCCACAGTGAGgaggcagcaccagcccttCCCCTTGCTCTCAACAAGCCGTGGGCACGGTCAgcacaccctgccctgcctgcactaGCTCTCACTGGTGCAGCAGAGAGGggccccagcactgctgagccaGTGCCAGCACGTCACCCTGCCATGACTGTGCTGGCAAGGCCAGCCACTGGTGCAGGCTGGGGAACAGGGTGTCAGCAGCAGGGTCCCCCATCCCTTCGGCCGTACCATCACCCCCAGACACCTGTCTCtcaccccagcccctgctcaggCACACCCCACTGCTCCCCATCCTGCTCACAAAACTGGATGAAGCAAACACCCATCTgctaaagacagaaaaaggaagagaaaccaTGCTGTATCAGACTGCAGGAACAGACACCCTCACCACCTCCCTCAGGCTTTCATCCTTCTGCCCCCACGTCTTCATGTCTTTTTATAACCTTGCAGCACAGGACTAAATTTAAACTGCTGATTTCCCTCAATGAGAATCAAGTCCTTGCTCATTTCTCTGAGGGGGCATATCACACTTATGGGTGCTTCAAAAATGAGAAGCAATGATGACACAATCTGGCTATTAGTCAAGcttgtctgaaaaaaaccccaccgcTCCAGCACCTCAGAAAGCTCTGTCCTTGTGACAGGGGCAACAGCTACAGTTTTTCACTTCTAGTCTGCaaatttctttgcagaagagaaataaaccttgcaaaaaaacccatgcatCCCACAGATACTCAGGGGTGCTGTCATGCCCTGAAATACAGgaatattggggggggggggaatcagGGGCTACCTAGCAAGGAATGTGAGCAACAAATCCAGACGCACGCAAATGAAACTCATGCCATGTTTTGGCACCTTGCACAAGTCAATCTCCAGGACGAAACACGTATCAGAGCCTCTGCCAGCTCATGGACAAGCTGCAGGTTTTTACCTCCAAGGCAGTCACACAAGAATGGAGAAATGGGATCAGCTGCAATGAAAAGGCTGTTGGGGCCACACATCACCTCTGAAGACAAACTTTCCTGGCAGGTAGGAAAGCTGTCAGCTCCTCCCCACACCGATGTGCCAGCATCTGTCAGTCTCGGCTGGGTACTGCCGCTTCCCTCCCATCCACTGCCCTCCTCTTCCCAGCCACATAGCCTCAGAAAGTGGTGGAAACAGCCATAATCTGTGGGGCTCATCTCCCACACAGATCTGGTCACCAATGGGCAATGGGCTCTGAAGCTGCAGAGGAGACAAGCACAGCTCGTTTCTGTATTTACCACCGTTTTACAAATTATCTTTCTATTGCAAATAATTATTCTTATGGCACAGCATGGTAATCCACGGCACCGCAGGGAGCCAGGCTGTGGTTATCTCCAGAGACTGGTGTCTTCTTTAGCAGAGGATCAGTAACCCTGAAGCAAGCCAGTGGCAGCCTCATACCTTTCTGGCACCAGCTCAAAGTCTGACTTGTGCTTTCCCATTTATCCCAAGAAGAAATGGACTCTATTCAGAGTATCTTTAAACCTGACACCAACATTCTAAAATCTATTTTGTACATTATTTGTTTCAGAGGAGTCTTTGGGGCtgctagaaaaaagaaagaagagggacAGCCAcattctgacatttttaaaaaatatttttttttacatatatagcTTAAATAACATAGTTTTAAATTATCCTGTATTatagaaagcacagaaaacccCACGTTTTATTTGTGTAAACATCCACAGCATTTCAGTCTATTTGTGACAAGGctcttatttttccctcttccctaTTCCACAGAACATAAGTAAACCACAAACTAACTAAGAGGTCTTCTCCAAGACCATAGGATTATTCTGGCCTTGTTTTCATGCCAGGCTGTGGGATCATGGGGAAGAGAACTCAGCACTCCAGGATGGAGACTAGAATCTCAGGGCCTATCAGCTTTGATTGCCTCAAAAGACACATGCATATGCCCATGGCAAAGTTTTTCAATAGCTTTTACAAACCAAGTtctatgttttgttttgatataACCTATAGATAAAAAAGGTAAGAGGGAAATTTCTCAGAAATCTTAGTAACTCAGTAGCCTTTTTTAGTCTATATATTGTATGGCCATACAGTTTCTAGAGAAAATGGTACAAACATCTCAATTATACCATGTCTGAAtctattatttttcccccagcagTTAGTAATTAAAGACTTTGGCTTCCTGTTGTGAATTCAGTTTTAATTGGAAGCATTTTGGTAAGCCCTTTGTGAAGATTTTAAGCACAATTTTATTCCAAGATGCCAAAATACTGTCACTCTTTGATCGTGAttttagatattattttttttaaactactcaCTGTAACTCACAAATCTTCCCTTGGTACCATCTGACTTCTAGGGCTCGTGGAAAGACAGCTGTCACAGGCTTCATTCAGTGCAGCACTTGGTTCCTATAAAAATGCACAGGTGCTTATTTCCATTTGTGCTTTCCTGGTGAAGCCCACCCTATGTGATCTTGTTAATTTGTACCTGATAAAGCCCAAGGCCTTTTCAATACACCCCAATGCACAGTGCATTATCAAATGATTTCtcaaaacagcaaaggaaaaccacCTATAAAACACTGTTGGGAGAACTGTatacaaaaggattttttttctcatttcttggCATGTGCCATCTTGCAAGGTTTAATGGAATTTTACAAAcgtgagaaaaaaatcagacttcaGCTAATAAGGCACCTTCTCTTCAATGAGAGCTGAGTAGAGATAGTGCCTTAACTGAAAATTTTGCAAGGCCTGGAGTCAAGAATGAGTCACAAACTGCACATCCTAAAGGAACGCTGGTAATAACACCGCTTCAGTGAAGTGTTAAAAATGTCCCATGTGGGTATCTTGGAGGAAAGTATTGCTCATTTAAGGACAAGAAGCCTCGGAGCCAAACTGCAAGAACTCTTGGGAAAATAATGTACATGAGAAAAATGTGCCCATTTTGCTGACAGGAAATAATCTTGTATGATCTAGTGTGTTCTGGTTGCCCTGACTGGGTGTGCTGCATGGGGCACCGGGCAGGGCTCTGCACACAACAGGCGAGCACTGCATCTACGCCCAAAGCGCGGAGAGCTGTGACACCGTGGGCGCCGGAGAACACCCAACAAGCAGCCCATACACAgattatatatagatatatatgcgCGCCTGTTTAATGGCGACTCCCACCACCTAGAAGCAAACAAGTTTCTTCATTCCTCAATCCTGCTACAGTAGGCAAGAAGGTTGGGAAGATTTCTGTCCTGAGCCATCAGTGGCTTCATTCCTCCAGTGTTCATGCAACAGATCGCAGCTTTTTCCCTACCAAATGTCTTTTCCGTGGGGAACGAAAGTACAGCCCGTCGCCCCTTGCCAGGTCCCCAGGTGTAAAACCAGGACTAAGGAAGTCGCTCATTCCAGGGAACGTTTCCAGCCAGCCCAGGACACCCCGCATTGCCCCCTTCGCGTTTGTggggcagcccggccccgcaAGCGCCGCCCCGGCCTGCACCCAacccagctgccccagggcgccgccgccaccgggcccgggcccgggccccgccgcccggggaagcccccgccgggcccgcaGCCCGGCCAGGCGGGAAGCGCCGCCACAGGCTCGACCCCGGCAGGCTGGCGGGGCCGCGCCCGGGCGGGTGTCCGCGCCCCCGGCGGAGAAGACCCCTCGGCCGCTGGGGAcagcccgccgcccccggccccggcggcaaACTGCTCCTCGCGTTCAGGCGGAGCTCCCCGCGGCGCAGCCCGTGCCCGCTGCCCCAGTGCCGTACCAGGGGCACCAGTGCTCCCCcagccgccgccccggccggcACCTGCCTCGGGCCGGGAGCGCCGAGACGCGGGATGGGCCGGGCCATCCGCCACCTCACGGCCAGCGGCAACGACGCGCGCGCGCCTGGCGACGGCCCCACCCGCGCGGGGCATGCCGGGAGCGGGACGGAGGCCGCGCGCAGCCGCCGCTCGGCCCAgcaccgcccccgcccgccctcccCGGCGGCCCGATGGTGGTGGCGGCGCGGCGCGATGAGCCGCCCGTCCTCTGCCGGCCCCGGCGCTAGCAAGCCCTGCGGCAA
This region includes:
- the MINDY4B gene encoding inactive ubiquitin carboxyl-terminal hydrolase MINDY-4B, which encodes MGFGCWHGSGGSCSLSSPSTHIPWHHLEHRWQQMGDHEAERTMPQTELEEITSRISDLNKWREIFSFHGLEISNTTHQRGQGSDGDGPPAAGKHHPPSTVPKPFLLSPDTGGQPISLEMATGLRKLLFGNLFHLFSCEWEKAYFRFHEPYSDLAYALEAEKWGPRAILMAVQAHIIKYLLFVRNTEYTHLERLCRINRREQGEALAAALADTLWAAGEGGRAVICLVTAAIHVMPSRGYKADNFTERIQLFEFSEKAAAQEFIFDHINCVSMGYLLYSELPCCLLTSYFPFESGRFRANSCAQRRAVPLSQVCPRLRTPRLPIWLCSVSGRYSVLFGTDSQLLSDWKMERVFHLYFYSGQQEQRKTARLTIDTHSHHWEKDQSEDPSSPGKRRPSVEMAIRTKWAGATVNWNGTDPFF